The Medicago truncatula cultivar Jemalong A17 chromosome 4, MtrunA17r5.0-ANR, whole genome shotgun sequence genome includes a region encoding these proteins:
- the LOC11445078 gene encoding uncharacterized protein, with protein sequence MDKPLFVTQTPITTDELNLFYQIDRELFCFLIFKLHHEVTQSLLVMALWLWLEKVGYHNLVSKVTLLQGTVINALVNEAVTCLQILGKDEPAIPIGGGLPLTTRLVKKDISLQMFILKRHTAITGIKNVLNNTCTRIFNDVLQIVLKSKIMIATRGTTSRIHTLNMPLVLPGFPHPLFGTFDLLPRIENISLSNEKIWVQNILYDDATDDDRSVFLTFSRGFHVSEVEVMYLFTTNYGDCVQSLTMGRNVVQGDQPLFAIMILKMVEIVDQILNGKRVAKLQINGKHIWARKYEPRV encoded by the coding sequence ATGGATAAGCCTTTGTTTGTCACACAGACTCCTATCACCACTGATGAGCTTAACCTTTTTTACCAAATTGATCGTGagctattttgttttttgatctTCAAACTTCACCACGAGGTGACTCAATCTCTTCTAGTCATGGCTCTCTGGCTTTGGCTTGAAAAAGTTGGGTACCATAACCTTGTCTCAAAAGTAACACTTCTACAAGGCACTGTTATCAATGCTCTTGTGAATGAAGCTGTAACTTGCTTGCAAATTTTGGGAAAGGATGAACCTGCCATCCCAATTGGGGGTGGATTGCCCTTGACCACAAGGCTCGTGAAAAAGGACATCTCTCTTCAGATGTTCATCTTGAAAAGGCACACGGCAATAACCGGCATAAAAAATGTTCTAAATAACACATGCACTCGAatttttaatgatgttttgCAGATAGTTTTGAAAAGCAAAATTATGATTGCAACACGAGGTACCACATCACGAATTCACACACTCAATATGCCTTTGGTTCTTCCCGGTTTCCCTCACCCTTTATTTGGCACCTTTGATTTATTACCAAGGATTGAGAACATCAGTTTGTCTAATGAAAAGATATGGGTTCAAAATATACTTTATGATGATGCTACAGATGATGATAGATCGGTGTTTCTCACGTTCTCTAGGGGCTTTCATGTGTCAGAGGTGGAGGTAATGTACTTGTTCACGACTAATTATGGAGATTGTGTGCAAAGTTTAACCATGGGACGAAATGTTGTCCAAGGTGATCAACCATTATTTGcaattatgattttgaaaatggtgGAAATTGTGGATCAAATTTTAAATGGTAAACGTGTTGCCAAGCTTCAAATAAACGGAAAGCACATATGGGCTCGCAAGTATGAGCCTCGTgtctga
- the LOC11444052 gene encoding protein PHLOEM PROTEIN 2-LIKE A1, translating to MGASLSELEQPPQSQPQQTHQHSQLQPHQHRQNEPTNKEELRLPSRRENLLLSPQYHTKSPSSKKAVQNSTVVKCDETQSATKPLIKELSLSHNYEHILKDADSPVDKSSREKMCDQLYAGVFLHHKTKKYWVEKNSKANCFMLYARALSITWAEDPNYWKWIQQKDVSEGTTEVAELKRVCWLEVHGKFDTRKLSPGILYQVSFIIMLKDPAQGWELPVNVRLVLPGGKKQQHKENLMEKLRARWIEVPVGEFVVSEKDGGEMEISMFEYEGGMWKQGLVIKGIAIKPKIFT from the exons ATGGGGGCTTCTCTATCAGAGCTAGAGCAACCACCACAATCACAGCCACAACAAACACATCAACATTCACAGTTACAGCCACACCAACACCGACAAAATGAACCAACCAATAAGGAAGAATTACGATTACCTTCGAGAAGGGAAAATCTGTTGTTGTCTCCTCAATATCACACAAAATCACCCTCCAGCAAGAAGGCGGTACAAAACTCCACAGTTGTAAAATGCGATGAGACTCAATCAGCAACCAAACCTTTGATCAAAGAACTAAGTTTGTCACACAACTATGAGCACATATTGAAGGATGCAGATTCACCGGTTGATAAATCTTCAAGGGAAAAGATGTGTGATCAGCTATATGCTGGAGTGTTCTTACATCATAAGACTAAG AAATATTGGGTAGAGAAGAACTCCAAAGCCAACTGTTTCATGTTGTATGCAAGAGCACTCTCAATCACCTGGGCAGaagatccaaattattggaaatGGATACAGCAAAAAGATGTTAG TGAGGGGACGACTGAGGTGGCTGAACTGAAGAGAGTATGTTGGCTAGAAGTTCATGGAAAATTCGACACAAGGAAGCTTTCACCAGGAATTCTATATCAAGTTTCATTTATTATAATGTTGAAAGATCCAGCTCAGGGTTGGGAACTTCCAGTAAATGTTAGACTTGTTCTTCCAGGAGGAAAGAAGCAACAACACAAGGAAAATTTAATGGAAAAGTTAAGGGCACGGTGGATAGAGGTTCCAGTTGGTGAGTTTGTAGTATCTGAAAAAGATGGTGGTGAGATGGAGATATCAATGTTTGAATATGAAGGTGGTATGTGGAAACAAGGGCTTGTCATCAAAGGCATTGCTATCAAACCAAAGATATTTACGTAA
- the LOC11445960 gene encoding lecithin-cholesterol acyltransferase-like 4, translated as MTMLLEDVLRSVELWLRLIKKPQPQAYVNPNLDPVLLVPGVGGSILNAVNESDGSQERVWVRFLSAEYKLKTKLWSRYDPSTGKTVTLDQKSRIVVPEDRHGLHAIDVLDPDLVIGSEAVYYFHDMIVQMQKWGYQEGKTLFGFGYDFRQSNRLQETMDRFAEKLELIYNAAGGKKIDLISHSMGGLLVKCFMTLHSDIFEKYVKNWIAICAPFQGAPGCTNSTFLNGMSFVEGWEQNFFISKWSMHQLLIECPSIYELMACPNFHWKHVPLLELWRERLHEDGKSHVILESYPPRDSIEIFKQALVNNKVNHEGEELPLPFNSHIFEWANKTREILSSAKLPSGVKFYNIYGTNLATPHSICYGNADKPVSDLQELRYLQARYVCVDGDGTVPVESAKADGFNAEERVGIPGEHRGILCEPHLFRILKHWLKAGDPDPFYNPLNDYVILPTAFEMERHKEKGLEVASLKEEWEIISKDQDGQSNTGDNKMTLSSISVSQEGANKSHSEAHATVFVHTDNDGKQHIELNAVAVSVDAL; from the exons ATGACGATGTTGTTGGAGGACGTCCTTCGATCCGTCGAGCTATGGTTGCGTCTCATTAAGAAACCCCAACCTCAAGCCTACGTTAACCCCAATCTCGACCCTGTTTTGTTGGTTCCTGGCGTTGGTGGCTCAATCCTTAACGCCGTGAATGAAAGCGATGGTAGCCAGGAACGTGTTTGGGTTCGTTTTCTCTCCGCTGAGTATAAGTTGAAAACTAAGCTTTGGTCACGTTATGATCCTTCTactg GAAAAACTGTAACACTGGATCAAAAATCAAGAATTGTGGTTCCTGAAGATAGGCATGGACTCCATGCAATTGATGTTTTAGATCCTGATTTG GTAATTGGAAGTGAGGCTGTATATTATTTCCACGATATGATAGTTCAAATGCAGAAATGGGGGTATCAAGAGGGAAAGACACTTTTTGGCTTTGGGTATGATTTTCGTCAAAGCAATAG GTTGCAGGAAACAATGGATCGGTTTGCtgaaaaattagaattaatttATAATGCTGCTGGAGGGAAAAAGATAGACCTCATAAGTCATTCTATGGGTGGTCTTTTGGTGAAATGTTTCATGACCCTGCATAGTGAT ATATTTGAGAAATATGTTAAGAATTGGATTGCAATTTGTGCACCATTCCAGG GTGCACCTGGATGTACCAATTCTACCTTTTTAAATGGAATGTCCTTTGTGGAAGGATGGGagcaaaacttttttatttccaaATGGAGCATGCACCAGTTG CTGATTGAATGTCCATCAATATATGAACTGATGGCTTGTCCTAATTTTCATTGGAAACACGTTCCTCTTCTGGAATTGTGGCGTGAGAGACTTCATGAGGATGGGAAATCTCATGTTATTCTGGAGTCATATCCGCCACGTGATAGCATTGAGATTTTCAAGCAAGCTCTTGTTAACAACAAA GTTAATCATGAAGGGGAGGAATTGCCTCTGCCCTTCAACTCGCATATTTTTGAATGGGCAAACAAAACAAGGGAGATCCTATCTTCTGCCAAACTTCCGTCGGGTGTTAAATTTTACAATATTTATGGGACCAATCTTGCGACGCCTCATAGTATTTG CTATGGAAATGCGGACAAGCCTGTCTCAGATCTGCAAGAGTTACGGTATTTGCAG GCCAGATATGTGTGCGTTGATGGTGATGGAACAGTTCCAGTAGAGTCCGCTAAG GCTGATGGGTTCAATGCGGAGGAGAGGGTTGGAATACCAGGTGAACATCGGGGTATACTTTGTGAGCCTCATCTATTCAGGATTCTCAAGCACTGGCTGAAGGCAGGAGACCCTGATCCCTTTTACAATCCTCTCAATGATTATGTGATTCTACCTACTGCTTTTGAAATGGAGAGACATAAAGAGAAGGGTCTAGAAGTAGCATCCCTGAAAGAGGAATGGGAAATCATTTCCAAAGACCAAGATGGCCAAAGCAATACCGGTGATAATAAAATGACTTTGAGCTCGATATCAGTTTCTCAAGAAGGAGCCAATAAATCCCATTCTGAGGCTCATGCTACTGTCTTTGTTCACACCGACAATGACGGTAAGCAGCACATTGAACTGAATGCCGTAGCTGTTTCAGTTGATGCATTATGA
- the LOC11445082 gene encoding probable inorganic phosphate transporter 1-9 gives MARGLKVLSALDSAKTQYYHFKAIIIAGMGLFTDSYDLFSITLITKMLGRIYYSDHQEIRQVNPVVVSALVSVALLGTAFGQLLFGRLGDLKGRRHVYGIALLLMLTSSLASGFSICTTKRACVLLSLGFFRFFLGLGIGGDYPLSSTIMSEFANKRTRGSFIAAVFSMQGFGILASATVTMVVCLVFRSGSKPATAFDVPPEADVAWRLILMIGSVPAALTYYWRMMMPETARYTALVEQNVLQAAKDMEKVLDVSMSQITEEHPLPPATNVAYPLLSREFLWRHGRDLFACSANWFLLDIVFYSQVLFQSEIYKRYLNEKDDEDVYQEAFHLARIQAILAVCSTIPGYFFTVYFIDRVGRVKIQMMGFFFMAVSFFALGFPYYSHWTKGENHDNKGFMVIYGLAFFFANFGPNTTTFIVPAELFPARFRSTCHGISGAVGKVGAIIGSVGFLWASHKEKEEGYPKGIGMKASLIILGGVCIVGMFVTYFFTKETMGRSLEENEDEQSHHAEEYNDL, from the exons ATGGCAAGAGGATTGAAGGTTCTATCAGCCCTTGACTCAGCAAAAACACAATACTACCATTTCAAGGCCATCATCATAGCAGGAATGGGACTTTTCACTGACTCTTATGACCTTTTTTCCATCACACTCATCACAAAGATGCTAGGAAGAATATACTACTCCGACCACCAAGAAATCCGTCAAGTCAACCCGGTCGTGGTCTCAGCCCTTGTCTCCGTTGCACTCCTAGGAACCGCCTTCGGTCAGCTCCTATTCGGACGCCTCGGAGACCTAAAAGGCCGGCGCCACGTCTACGGTATCGCCTTATTATTGATGCTAACAAGCTCTCTAGCTTCTGGCTTCTCCATCTGTACAACAAAGAGAGCTTGTGTTTTACTATCTCTTGGTTTCTTTAGATTCTTCTTAGGGCTTGGAATTGGTGGTGATTATCCTTTATCTTCTACCATTATGTCTGAGTTTGCTAATAAAAGGACAAGAGGTTCTTTTATAGCTGCGGTTTTTTCTATGCAAGGGTTTGGTATATTGGCTAGTGCAACTGTTACTATGGTGGTTTGCTTGGTATTTCGCAGCGGTTCGAAGCCGGCAACGGCTTTTGATGTGCCGCCGGAGGCTGACGTTGCATGGAGGTTGATATTGATGATTGGTTCAGTTCCAGCTGCATTGACTTATTATTGGCGTATGATGATGCCAGAAACTGCCAG GTATACAGCATtagtggaacaaaatgtgttgcAAGCTGCAAAAGACATGGAGAAAGTACTAGATGTCTCAATGAGCCAAATAACCGAAGAGCATCCATTACCACCAGCCACAAATGTTGCCTACCCTCTTCTTTCAAGAGAATTCTTGTGGCGACACGGTCGCGATCTTTTCGCATGTTCTGCTAATTGGTTTCTCTTAGACATAGTGTTCTACAGCCAAGTTCTATTCCAAAGTGAAATATACAAACGATACCTCAACgaaaaagatgatgaagatgtgTATCAAGAGGCTTTCCATcttgcaagaatccaagccattCTTGCTGTTTGCTCCACCATTCCCGGCTACTTCTTCACCGTCTACTTCATCGATCGTGTGGGAAGAGTTAAAATCCAAATGATGGGTTTTTTCTTCATGGCAGTGTCATTTTTTGCTTTAGGGTTTCCCTATTACTCTCATTGGACCAAAGGAGAAAATCATGATAACAAAGGTTTCATGGTTATCTATGGTCTTGCTTTCTTCTTTGCAAATTTTGGACCTAACACTACCACCTTTATTGTCCCAGCTGAACTCTTTCCAGCTAGGTTCAGGTCAACATGTCATGGTATTTCTGGGGCTGTTGGTAAGGTTGGTGCAATCATTGGATCTGTTGGATTTCTTTGGGCATCACATAAAGAGAAGGAGGAAGGATATCCTAAGGGGATTGGAATGAAAGCCTCACTTATCATTCTTGGAGGGGTGTGCATAGTGGGAATGTTTGTTACTTACTTTTTCACCAAGGAAACCATGGGAAGGTCTTTGGAAGAGAATGAGGATGAGCAGTCTCATCATGCAGAAGAATATAACGATCTTTGA
- the LOC11446324 gene encoding exocyst complex component EXO84C, whose translation MESSEEEDDFPSIESIIPQSKVDSLYQSQTEKGIRKLCCELLDLKDSVENLCGNMHSKFLAFLRISEEAVEVKHELIDLQKHISAQDILVKDLMTGVCHELDKWNQSSNDDEIQHEHELLEPLSNERSDQKTLFLENIDVLLAEHKFEEALEALDAEEKNSAELKVSGNNSSDEGSAYKSALIERKAVLEDQLVGIAEQPSVSFPELKKALDGLIKLGKGPVAHQLMLKFYGSHLQKRIEALLPSSSFCPETFPFTLSKMIFSVISMTIKESGLIFGDNPVYTNRIVQWAEWEIEYFVRLVKENAPSSETVSALRSASICIQASLKYCSILEPQGLKMSKLLLVLLRPSVEEVLESNFRRARRVVLDMAESAECLPLSPQFASSLSAIATTSNSMLVESGMRFMHIVEEILEQLTPMAVLHFGGNVLGRILQLFDKYMDVLIKALPGPSDDDNLPELKEAVPFRAETDSEQLAILGIAFTILDELLPNAVLSTWMLQNESKEPNSGLMEIVGFNTNASVELKEWRKQLQHSFDKLRDHFCRQYVLSFIYSREGNTRLNADIYLSDNKEDLDWDSGPLPSLPFQALFSKLQQLAIVAGDVLLGKEKIQKILLARLTETVVMWLSDEQEFWGVLEDNSVPLLPLGLHQLILDMHFTVEIARFAGYPSRHVHQIASAIIARAIRTFSARGINPQSALPADEWFVETAKSAINKLLLGGASGSETSDIDEDHIIVHDEVDSDSDTVSSLSTMDSTESFASASMAELDSPSNLSDPDN comes from the exons ATGGAAAGTAGCGAGGAAGAAGATGACTTCCCTTCCATTGAAAGCATTATTCCCCAATCTAAGGTTGATTCGCTCTATCAGTCTCAAACTGAAAAG GGAATTAGAAAGCTTTGCTGTGAACTCTTAGATCTAAAGGATTCTGTGGAGAACTTATGTGGCAATATGCACTCAAAGTTCTTGGCTTTCTTGAG GATATCTGAAGAAGCTGTGGAGGTAAAGCATGAACTTATTGATCTGCAAAAGCATATCTCAGCTCAAGATATTCTTGTAAAGGATTTAATGACTGGTGTCTGCCATGAATTAGATAAGTGGAATCAGTCAAGCAACGATGATGAAATTCAGCATGAACATGAGCTTCTTGAGCCTTTATCCAATGAGAGAAGTGATCAGAAAACTCTATTCTTGGAAAACATTGATGTACTTCTGGCCGAGCACAAGTTTGAAGAAGCATTAGAGGCGTTAGATgctgaagaaaaaaattctgcAGAGTTGAAAGTCTCAGGGAATAACTCTTCAGATGAAGGTTCCGCATATAAGTCTGCTCTCATAGAAAGAAAGGCAGTGCTTGAAGACCAGCTAGTTGGAATTGCCGAGCAACCTTCTGTTAGTTTTCCTGAGCTTAAGAAGGCCTTAGATGGTTTGATAAAACTCGGGAAAGGTCCCGTAGCACATCAACTAATGCTGAAATTTTACGGGTCTCACCTCCAAAAACGAATTGAGGCGTTGCTTCCATCAAGTTCTTTCTGTCCTGAAACATTTCCTTTTACATTGTCTAAGATGATTTTCTCTGTAATTTCAATGACAATAAAAGAATCTGGTTTGATTTTTGGAGATAATCCTGTTTATACCAACAGAATTGTTCAGTGGGCTGAGTGggaaattgaatattttgtaCGATTGGTGAAAGAGAATGCACCATCATCTGAGACTGTGTCTGCCTTACGTTCTGCTAGCATCTGCATTCAGGCTAGTCTGAAATACTGCTCAATTTTGGAGCCACAGGGATTAAAAATGTCTAAATTACTATTGGTGCTACTGCGTCCTTCTGTTGAAGAAGTTTTAGAATCTAATTTTAGACGTGCTAGAAGAGTAGTTCTTGACATGGCAGAATCGGCTGAATGCTTACCATTGTCACCACAGTTTGCCTCTTCACTTTCTGCAATTGCAACTACATCCAATAGCATGCTTGTTGAGAGTGGAATGCGATTTATGCACATAGTTGAA GAGATATTGGAACAGCTTACACCAATGGCTGTTTTGCACTTTGGAGGAAATGTACTAGGTAGAATCTTACAACTATTTGATAAGTACATGGATGTTCTTATCAAAGCACTGCCAGGTCCTTCCGATGATGACAATCTTCCAGAGCTTAAAGAGGCCGTGCCTTTCAGAGCCGAGACAGACTCGGAACAACTTGCAATATTAGGAATAGCGTTTACCATACTGGATGAACTGTTACCAAATGCGGTATTATCAACATGGATGCTGCAAAATGAAAGTAAAGAACCAAATAGTGGGCTCATGGAGATTGTAGGGTTCAACACAAATGCTAGTGTAGAATTAAAGGAGTGGAGGAAACAGCTTCAGCATTCTTTTGACAAGCTTCGAGATCACTTCTGTCGGCAGTATGTTTTGAGTTTCATCTATTCAAGAGAGGGCAACACCCGATTGAATGCAGATATTTACTTGAGTGATAACAAAGAGGATCTTGACTGGGATTCTGGCCCACTGCCTTCACTTCCATTTCAG GCATTATTTTCAAAGCTGCAGCAATTAGCAATTGTGGCTGGAGATGTGTTACTTGGGAAAGAGAAAATACAGAAAATTTTGCTTGCTAGGTTAACAGAGACTGTTGTCATGTGGTTATCTGACGAGCAAGAATTCTGGGGTGTCTTGGAGGATAATTCAGTTCCTCTACTGCCGCTTGGTTTGCATCAG CTGATTCTCGATATGCACTTTACGGTTGAAATCGCACGATTTGCGGGATATCCATCTCGACATGTTCATCAGATAGCATCCGCTATTATTGCTCGTGCCATCCGGACCTTCTCTGCTAGGGGGATAAACCCACAAAG TGCACTTCCTGCGGATGAATGGTTTGTCGAAACTGCAAAGTCGGCAATAAACAAGCTCTTGCTTGGGGGGGCATCAGGGTCAGAGACATCTGATATTGATGAAGATCACATCATTGTTCACGATGAAGTTGACTCAGACTCAGACACTGTTTCTTCCCTGTCTACGATGGACTCTACAGAATCTTTTGCTTCTGCCAGCATGGCAGAACTTGACAGCCCCTCTAACTTGTCTGATCCTGATAATTGA